Proteins found in one Salvia splendens isolate huo1 chromosome 10, SspV2, whole genome shotgun sequence genomic segment:
- the LOC121750687 gene encoding 60S ribosomal protein L44 produces the protein MVNVPKTKKTYCKSKECKKHTLHKVTQYKKGKDSLAAQGKRRYDRKQSGYGGQTKPVFHKKAKTTKKIVLRLQCQGCKHVSQHPIKRCKHFEIGGDKKGKGTSLF, from the exons GTGAACGTTCCAAAGACAAAGAAGACTTACTGCAAATCAAAGGAGTGCAAGAAGCATACCTTGCACAAGGTTACCCAGTACAAGAAGGGAAAGGATAGCTTAGCTGCTCAGGGTAAGCGTCGTTACGACCGCAAGCAGTCTGGCTATGGTGGACAGACAAAGCCCGTTTTCCACAAGAAG GCGAAAACAACAAAGAAGATTGTGCTGAGGTTACAATGCCAGGGCTGCAAACATGTTTCTCAGCATCCTATTAAG AGGTGCAAGCACTTCGAAATTGGTGGAGATAAGAAGGGCAAAGGAACGTCACTTTTCTAA